From Nitrosopumilus zosterae, the proteins below share one genomic window:
- a CDS encoding aspartate dehydrogenase yields the protein MKRIGLLGCGAIGTQIALAIDTGKIPGVLTHIYDNSKYAATELASKLNNKPLIVENSHLLSSNPIDIIVEAASQDAVKDVALSVLQNKRDLMIMSVGALLDESIYDVLSDACNHFKKTIYLPSGAIAGLDGLKSVKDELESVSITTTKHPRSLKGAKFFETSDINLDAIDSSTIIFEGTAKEAVSMFPANINVAALLSLCGIGSEKTIVKIIADPNTDKNTHHIEAKGKFGKMTFTIENFPDPNNPKTSRLAILSAIETLRKYCSDDIQIGT from the coding sequence TTGAAAAGAATAGGTCTGTTGGGTTGTGGTGCAATTGGAACTCAGATTGCTCTTGCAATTGACACAGGTAAAATTCCAGGCGTTCTGACTCACATTTATGATAACTCAAAATATGCTGCCACTGAACTTGCATCAAAATTAAACAACAAGCCCTTGATTGTTGAAAATTCGCATCTCTTGTCTTCAAACCCAATTGACATTATTGTGGAAGCTGCATCCCAGGACGCAGTAAAAGATGTTGCATTAAGCGTATTGCAAAACAAGCGTGATTTGATGATCATGAGTGTTGGTGCGTTATTGGATGAATCAATTTATGATGTTTTATCAGATGCGTGCAATCATTTTAAAAAAACCATCTATCTTCCATCTGGCGCAATTGCAGGATTGGATGGCTTAAAATCAGTCAAAGATGAATTAGAGTCCGTATCCATCACAACAACCAAACATCCACGTTCCCTAAAAGGTGCAAAGTTTTTTGAAACTTCGGACATCAATTTAGACGCAATTGACTCATCAACAATAATTTTTGAAGGAACTGCCAAAGAAGCTGTGTCTATGTTTCCTGCAAACATCAATGTCGCTGCTCTTTTATCCTTGTGTGGAATAGGAAGTGAAAAAACAATTGTAAAAATAATTGCAGACCCTAATACTGACAAAAACACACATCACATTGAAGCTAAAGGAAAATTTGGAAAAATGACCTTTACAATTGAAAATTTCCCTGATCCTAATAATCCAAAAACCAGCAGGTTGGCAATTTTGTCTGCAATTGAAACTCTGAGAAAATACTGCTCTGATGATATTCAGATTGGCACCTAA
- a CDS encoding tetratricopeptide repeat protein, with protein sequence MIILVGLFTPKDPQKKKNIEKLKEIKKLVKEKKYVAALKSGTEYLHKVPHHHDLLFTLGGIYYLQKKYKTAITYFERALEIGSYDIEVLLLKAYSHQKLGENKRSIQCCEKIQEINPKNKAVIALLEELNH encoded by the coding sequence GTGATAATTTTGGTTGGATTGTTCACCCCAAAAGATCCTCAAAAGAAAAAAAATATTGAAAAACTAAAAGAGATCAAAAAATTAGTTAAAGAAAAAAAATATGTCGCTGCATTAAAATCCGGCACAGAATATCTGCACAAAGTTCCACATCATCATGATCTTTTGTTTACTTTGGGTGGCATTTACTATTTGCAAAAAAAGTACAAGACTGCAATAACTTATTTTGAGCGAGCACTTGAAATCGGCTCTTATGATATTGAAGTTTTATTATTAAAAGCATATTCTCACCAAAAATTGGGCGAAAACAAAAGATCTATTCAATGCTGTGAAAAAATTCAAGAAATTAACCCTAAAAACAAAGCAGTTATTGCATTATTGGAAGAACTGAATCATTAA
- the spt4 gene encoding transcription elongation factor subunit Spt4 has product MAREMACRKCKFVTTGKVCPGCKSSDLTPDWSGIVLVVDPTNSEISKTLGITQKGKYAIKVT; this is encoded by the coding sequence ATGGCACGAGAGATGGCATGCAGAAAATGCAAGTTTGTTACCACAGGCAAAGTCTGTCCTGGTTGTAAATCATCAGATTTGACTCCGGATTGGAGTGGAATAGTGCTGGTAGTTGATCCAACTAATTCAGAGATTTCAAAAACTCTAGGCATCACCCAAAAGGGCAAGTATGCAATCAAAGTAACATAA
- the nadC gene encoding carboxylating nicotinate-nucleotide diphosphorylase — protein MLSFNSKKQLSQFLAEDIGTGDITSSLLSKKKITAKIISRENAVIGGASHAKEIFRLKGCNAKILRKDGSKIKPNQAIMIISGDAGKILACERTVLNLITRMSGIATQTNDLVKKIPKNVKLYATRKTAPGLRYFDKEAVEIGGGKKHRLRLDEMVMIKDNHIAIEGSLESLIKKTKKKYKKFEVEVENTFDAILAAKEGAAIIMLDNFSPVQIKKTVQELKNQKLRNKVMLEASGGINSKNIAKYGKTGVDIISVGSITNSVKGIDVSLEI, from the coding sequence ATGTTGTCATTTAATTCTAAAAAACAATTGTCACAGTTTCTTGCAGAAGACATTGGCACAGGAGACATCACAAGCTCTCTTTTATCAAAGAAAAAGATCACAGCCAAAATAATTTCAAGGGAGAATGCCGTGATAGGGGGCGCATCGCATGCGAAAGAGATTTTCAGATTAAAGGGATGTAATGCAAAAATTCTGAGAAAAGACGGCTCAAAAATCAAGCCCAATCAAGCAATAATGATCATTTCAGGAGATGCGGGCAAAATTCTAGCGTGTGAAAGAACGGTGTTAAATCTCATTACAAGGATGAGTGGAATTGCAACTCAAACAAATGATCTTGTAAAGAAGATTCCAAAAAATGTAAAATTGTATGCAACAAGAAAGACAGCCCCAGGACTTAGATATTTTGATAAAGAAGCAGTAGAGATTGGAGGAGGCAAAAAACACAGACTCAGACTAGATGAGATGGTGATGATAAAAGACAATCACATTGCAATTGAGGGATCATTGGAATCATTAATTAAAAAAACAAAGAAAAAATACAAGAAATTTGAGGTCGAGGTTGAAAATACTTTTGATGCGATTCTTGCAGCAAAAGAGGGAGCAGCAATAATCATGTTAGATAATTTCTCACCAGTACAAATCAAGAAGACAGTTCAAGAGCTAAAAAATCAAAAACTGCGAAACAAAGTAATGCTGGAGGCATCAGGCGGAATCAATTCCAAAAACATTGCAAAGTATGGAAAAACAGGGGTGGACATCATATCTGTTGGAAGCATCACTAATTCGGTTAAAGGAATTGATGTGAGTTTAGAAATTTAA
- a CDS encoding PEFG-CTERM sorting domain-containing protein — MIRLAFLLLLIVPTNYAFAEHIFNPEAYAQYLDISQLESEKITFDFDGKSYDIYYGFHGSLDAMGSDDPLPTLHSMNINEERKSIEIIMEDVPEKTDFWIRTPQDVLYAEGEKFTVLVDGVDTGYDLMKFPNDYVVGFILSENTTHIEVIGTRVIPEFGGLAILILAISVTGIIYVIRKNPVLNGWTRIN, encoded by the coding sequence ATGATCCGTCTTGCATTCCTGCTTCTTTTGATTGTTCCTACCAACTATGCATTTGCAGAACACATCTTCAACCCTGAGGCATATGCCCAATATCTTGATATCTCTCAGTTGGAATCTGAAAAAATTACATTTGATTTTGATGGAAAATCCTATGACATTTACTATGGCTTTCACGGAAGTCTTGATGCCATGGGATCCGATGATCCCCTTCCAACATTGCATTCTATGAACATCAACGAGGAAAGAAAATCAATTGAAATTATCATGGAAGACGTCCCTGAAAAAACAGATTTTTGGATAAGAACGCCTCAAGACGTTCTTTACGCGGAAGGTGAAAAATTTACAGTTCTGGTTGATGGCGTCGATACTGGATATGACTTGATGAAATTTCCAAATGATTACGTGGTTGGATTTATCCTTTCAGAAAATACTACACATATTGAAGTCATTGGAACCAGAGTGATTCCTGAATTTGGAGGATTGGCAATCTTGATTCTTGCAATATCCGTAACGGGAATAATTTACGTTATACGAAAGAATCCCGTTCTTAATGGTTGGACTAGAATCAATTAA
- a CDS encoding DNA-directed RNA polymerase, which translates to MFSISTLVDVVRIPPSLFGTTLKKAAVNILKEKYESMINADLGYIIMILDAKVDEMGKMIAGDGGTFHKVQFEALTFYPKLQEIVQGEIVDITDFGAFVRIGPTDALLHLSQVMDDYLKSDVKSGMILANQSGRTLKVGSTLRARITAVSLGKAAAMGKIGITCRQPFLGADDWIAEEIKKAGGGSDKPAKEAEVEAS; encoded by the coding sequence TTGTTTTCTATATCCACCCTAGTTGATGTTGTTAGGATTCCACCTAGCTTGTTTGGAACCACACTCAAAAAGGCAGCAGTGAACATACTCAAAGAAAAGTACGAGAGTATGATTAATGCAGATTTAGGGTACATCATCATGATTTTAGATGCCAAAGTTGATGAAATGGGAAAAATGATTGCAGGTGACGGCGGAACATTCCATAAAGTTCAATTTGAGGCATTGACGTTTTATCCAAAATTACAAGAGATTGTTCAGGGAGAAATTGTAGACATTACAGACTTTGGAGCATTTGTAAGAATCGGTCCAACTGATGCATTGCTTCATTTATCACAAGTTATGGATGATTACCTAAAGAGTGATGTAAAATCTGGAATGATTTTAGCTAATCAAAGTGGAAGAACACTAAAAGTTGGCTCTACACTGCGTGCAAGAATTACTGCAGTATCATTAGGCAAAGCTGCCGCAATGGGCAAGATTGGAATTACTTGCAGACAGCCATTCCTCGGTGCAGATGATTGGATTGCAGAAGAGATAAAGAAAGCTGGTGGCGGTTCTGACAAACCAGCAAAAGAAGCTGAAGTAGAGGCAAGTTAA
- a CDS encoding Mrp/NBP35 family ATP-binding protein — protein MVGIDQVLEKLSTVIDPDLKKDIVSMGMIKDLELNDGDLKFTLELTTPACPFNVEIEDDVRKVIGEITDLKNFDLKVTAKVMEGRSLDADTGMATVKNIIGVASGKGGVGKSTVSLNLALALSESGAKVGLLDADIYGPSIPLMLGMKDGFMEVEDNKLQPADSNGLKVVSFGFFADQSNQAAIYRGPIISGILKQFLVDTNWSDLDYLIVDLPPGTGDIPLTLAQTIPITGILVVTTPQDVASNVAVKAVSMFEKLNVPIIGVVENMSYFVCPNCNDKHYIFGEGGAKKISEQFNMPFLGEIPLNSGIMAGSDLGKPIMITSPDSPSALAFRKSAKNIAAQCSILAAKLQDEMASESSSEESSPEASTV, from the coding sequence ATGGTGGGGATAGATCAAGTTCTTGAAAAACTTAGCACTGTCATTGATCCTGATTTGAAAAAAGACATTGTATCAATGGGAATGATTAAAGATCTGGAACTAAATGACGGTGATTTGAAATTTACTTTAGAATTAACAACTCCTGCATGTCCATTCAATGTCGAAATTGAGGATGATGTAAGAAAGGTAATTGGCGAAATAACTGATTTGAAAAATTTTGATTTGAAGGTAACGGCCAAAGTAATGGAAGGTCGTTCACTTGATGCTGATACTGGAATGGCAACTGTCAAAAATATCATTGGCGTTGCAAGTGGAAAGGGTGGAGTTGGAAAATCAACTGTTTCTCTGAATTTAGCATTAGCTTTATCCGAATCAGGAGCTAAAGTTGGATTGCTAGATGCTGATATCTATGGTCCTAGCATTCCGTTGATGTTGGGAATGAAGGATGGATTCATGGAAGTAGAAGACAACAAACTCCAACCTGCAGACTCTAATGGATTGAAAGTTGTTTCTTTTGGTTTCTTTGCGGACCAGTCCAACCAAGCAGCAATCTATCGTGGTCCAATCATTTCTGGAATCCTGAAACAATTTTTGGTTGATACTAATTGGTCTGATTTAGATTATCTTATTGTAGATCTCCCACCAGGCACTGGTGACATTCCCCTAACTCTTGCACAAACAATTCCTATTACTGGAATTCTTGTTGTTACTACTCCACAAGATGTTGCAAGCAACGTTGCAGTCAAAGCCGTATCCATGTTTGAAAAACTAAACGTTCCAATCATCGGCGTAGTTGAAAACATGAGTTACTTTGTCTGTCCAAATTGCAATGACAAACATTACATCTTTGGTGAAGGCGGTGCAAAGAAAATTAGCGAACAATTCAACATGCCTTTCCTTGGTGAGATTCCATTAAACTCTGGAATCATGGCAGGTTCTGATTTGGGAAAACCAATTATGATTACAAGTCCTGATTCTCCAAGTGCACTGGCTTTTAGAAAGAGCGCAAAAAATATTGCAGCACAATGCAGTATTCTTGCAGCAAAGTTACAAGATGAGATGGCCTCTGAAAGTTCCAGTGAAGAGTCATCTCCTGAGGCAAGTACTGTCTAG
- the nadA gene encoding quinolinate synthase NadA, with translation MLVQQSSQLKDEILRLKKEKNVVILAHNYQIPDVQDVADFVGDSLGLSRQAANVDQQTILFCGVNFMAETAAIISPDKKVLLPDLDAGCSLSDSITVDELRNWKNQHPNAIAVGYVNTTAEIKAELDYCCTSSNAVNVVKSIPEEKEILFLPDMFLGSYVAKMTGRKNMHIWAGECHVHAGIRPEDVSEKLDSMKDAEFIIHPECSCTTPMMYDVADGSFDDKKVSILSTEGMLNHVNKSKSKNFVVATETGILYRMRQQNPGKTFVPASEKAECQYMKMITLEKVHDALVNEKNIVTVPKDIADKARLAINRMLEIS, from the coding sequence ATGTTAGTCCAACAGTCATCCCAACTCAAAGATGAGATTTTGAGACTCAAGAAGGAAAAAAACGTGGTAATTTTGGCTCACAATTACCAAATTCCTGACGTACAGGATGTTGCAGACTTTGTTGGTGACTCTCTGGGCCTATCACGACAAGCAGCAAATGTGGATCAACAAACAATTCTGTTTTGTGGCGTAAATTTTATGGCCGAAACCGCGGCAATAATCAGTCCTGACAAAAAAGTACTGCTTCCTGATTTAGATGCTGGATGTTCCTTGTCTGATTCTATCACTGTTGATGAACTGCGTAACTGGAAAAACCAACATCCAAATGCTATTGCAGTAGGATATGTCAATACCACTGCAGAGATCAAAGCGGAGCTTGACTATTGCTGTACTTCTTCGAATGCCGTTAATGTGGTAAAGTCCATTCCTGAAGAAAAAGAGATTTTGTTTCTGCCTGACATGTTTCTTGGATCTTATGTAGCAAAAATGACCGGGAGAAAAAATATGCATATTTGGGCAGGCGAATGCCATGTACATGCAGGTATCAGGCCTGAAGATGTATCTGAAAAACTAGACTCTATGAAGGATGCCGAATTTATCATTCATCCAGAATGCAGTTGTACAACACCCATGATGTATGACGTTGCAGACGGAAGCTTTGATGACAAAAAAGTCTCAATTCTTTCAACCGAAGGGATGCTGAATCATGTAAACAAATCAAAATCAAAAAACTTTGTCGTTGCAACTGAAACTGGTATTTTGTATAGGATGAGACAGCAAAATCCTGGAAAAACATTCGTTCCTGCATCTGAGAAAGCTGAATGTCAATACATGAAGATGATTACTCTTGAAAAAGTACATGATGCACTAGTTAATGAAAAAAATATCGTCACTGTTCCAAAAGATATTGCAGATAAGGCTCGCTTAGCAATTAACAGAATGCTTGAAATCAGCTAA
- a CDS encoding GTP-dependent dephospho-CoA kinase family protein, with translation MKVPLGLLLPESQADKTNIQKHLTENSYIITVGDRTTEKMIEFGLIPSLQIIDNLEKRAKRKPPKLESAIELTVDNPPAEITSNSMDVIKKAFAMKPPIRLTVNGEEDLLVLPVCIYAPENATVLYGQPNEGLVIVTITPEIRNKAQSLLDSME, from the coding sequence TTGAAAGTTCCTTTAGGATTACTTTTACCTGAAAGCCAAGCTGACAAAACAAATATTCAAAAACATCTTACAGAGAATTCCTACATTATCACTGTTGGTGATAGAACAACTGAAAAAATGATTGAGTTTGGTCTGATTCCTTCTCTGCAAATAATTGACAATTTGGAAAAGAGAGCAAAACGAAAACCTCCAAAGTTGGAATCTGCAATTGAATTGACAGTTGATAATCCTCCTGCAGAAATCACATCAAACAGTATGGATGTAATTAAGAAAGCCTTTGCAATGAAACCTCCGATACGATTAACTGTAAACGGTGAAGAAGATCTTCTGGTCTTGCCAGTCTGTATTTATGCTCCTGAAAATGCAACTGTTCTGTATGGTCAACCAAACGAAGGACTAGTTATAGTCACGATTACCCCAGAAATTAGAAATAAAGCACAATCATTACTTGATTCAATGGAATAA